The stretch of DNA AAAACGGGCGAGCAAGGCACGCCTACCGCGCAGAGATCGAGAACCCGGTCGCccggagagacgaggagggagcAGGCAGCGAAAGCCGACGCCCCGTCTGAAAGAGCGACAGACAGAAGAGATccgcagaaaacagaaaacgtTAAAAGTCACACGAGCGCGGATAAGACAAACGCTCTTCATCTCGCAGGGGCTGCGACACATGCAGACGCGACAAGGAAAAAACAGGGCAAGGAACAAAGAAGAACACGAGTCCCACGCACTCGCAAGGCTGCTGTTCAGCTCAGAAAAGCAGCACTTTGGCATGCAGGGGACGACGCCAAGGTCTGGCTCCACAGAAGAAGCAGGTTCACACAGCATCTACACGAAAGAAGCCCGCGACAGGCAAAGCACTCTCAAGAGACGAAAGCTTACCTAGGTAGTACGCACGCTCCTTTTCCAGGCGTTTCAGCCACGCAATTTCTTGGTCGCTGCGCGTCAGTTGCTCTGCCTCatcgggcgacggcgaggcggcggaggtcgcagaggccgctgcacacggcgacggcgcaggcgaggaggccgcagtCGATGAACCCAGAAacgaggacggaggcgaggaagaagggcgaTCAGGCGACAACGAGGCACACTGAGAAGCTGAGGAAGTGGCAGTAGGGGGGACGCGTCACACGGAGAGTGCTCCCGTGGGGAAGACCCAAGAACTGAAAGTGACGAGGCAGATgaacacgcacacgcaggagaagaggaggaatcATGACAGCTCTGCGTGTGACTAAAAGCGCTTCCGTCTGGGGAGAGGAGCTCGTCTTTTTTCGTGTCGGCATGGCTGGGCTCGCTTtgtgccggcggcgccagacgcTGCGAGGCCATTTCTCGCACGCCGTTGTCAGCGCCTGATTTGGGGGCCACGAGGAAGACGTTTGGAGAAGGCAAGCCGCTGGGATGTAGGCGGAGAAACGCGACCAGCTCATCCCGCACGCGATCAGAGAAGACTTGTGGCTGCTGGTGAAAGTACCTCGACAGCTTTCCAGATTCCGTgcctcgagcgcgcggaTCCGAGAAGTCCCGCAAAAGACAGGAAGAAGCGCCTTCTAGGGTGTCGTTTTCGACTTCCGCATCGTCCTCCCTCTTGTCGCCGTCTGTcgaggtgtatgtacaccgcgTGTCTTCGTCGGATTCCTTTCCCTgagggagaagcggcgcagccgccgaagggttttttctgcagcggctcGGGCCTTCGCTGCATTCGGCTGAGGCAATGAAGGCAGCGAATCTGCCCTCGCTTGCCAGGGCGCTGAGGATGGAATTCCAACGCGTGGTGCCGAACTGACGCTCGTGGTACGCCGACCAGCCGGGGGCACCTCTCAACACCACGGCGGGTTGACCAGCAGCGGCGGATTTTTTGTGCGGAGGCATTTCTTCAAAGCAAATGTCTGTGACATAGAAGTAGAAAGAAAGACCCCCGCACAAATGCAGGCTCTTGCAGGACCGGAAAAAACGAGAatctgccgcagaggagtGCTGCAAGTTGAAGGAGGGCAGGTCGCTAGACCGAATTCGACTAGGTCTGGGCTGGCGGCCCTTTGCAAGTTAAGAAAAGAATAGCGGGGGGCAACGTGGGGAGCTCTGGAACTCTTCGATCCCAGAGATGGAGAAAAATGCTTCGACTCGAAGAGGCGTATCTCCGTTTGTTTCGCCTGGGGCTCGCGATTACTCAAAAATCTCAGATGCACATGAGCATCGAGGCGAAACGCGCCGCGCTTGCATGCCTCTTATTTTTTAGCGACGTCGGTCCGTAGTTGCAGTTGCGCAAGACACAACCTGCCGACAATAGTAAGGGAGGATTACAGGTTCTGAAAAGCGGGAGTTCACTTCTGTGGCGACGGGATATCGACCTAGAAGGGGTGTCTGCTGTTCGTATGCAAAGTTCTGCAACGCCTTCACGAGACACGACGTTTACGTAAGGCTTGCGAAGATAGATGTTGTTGCATGCGGCGCATGCCTCACTGCCACATCGACGCAGTTCGAGTGGCTATGGGGAGTCACGACGCCTCGGGCGTTCGTCTAAGAGTTTTTGAATAGGGTCGTTCCTGAGGCTCGCTGCAGAGATCGTCAATATTTCGGCGTAGCAGGGGTACTCTTCGCGTCAAGGTGCCGGCGTTCTCGTACCAAACTTGAAAGATAGACCTTTCACTTGTCACACGTTTACGCGAAGGTCGCACGCCAGGAAGAGCTCTCGAGGACCATGCGTTGGCTTGTGTGGCATGCATGTGGCACGTACCGAGACACAATGACCTCAGATATCGCAGAGCGATATGCGTTTGGCTTCCGTGAGCTGAGATGTCGGGGAAACGCTTTTCTTGGTTCATTCGCCTTGTGCGGAGTTGGTACGTGTGACAGAAGGTACCTACTACTCAGTGAGCGTTCGGCGTGACTGCGTgtcagcagccgccgctctcgTCAATTACCGCTCAACGGCAGCTCATCAGCTCTGCTCAGCTGTCGGAAGGTTCGGGAAGTACAGGATTGTGAACCCGACATAATTCATACGCGGTGCGGACGCTCTTCATCCAAATGCCAGGAAAAGCATGTTAGGCTGCTGAATCCCACTGTTTTTGCGAGGCTCAAACAGCGGACGACCGCATTAAAAAGCGTATGGTACCGGGTAATGTTCACCGAGAGAGGAAACATCCAAAACCGAAAACTGACACGGGTACAACGCCGCAGCTATAGTGTCTTTGATTCACGCTACTTTGTCATGGATTCCAAAAGGGACGGCAAGTTAGAAAACCAGTGCTGATGCAACACTGGCGAGCAGTCGTACACCACGCTCATGATGACAACAAGGACGGGGTCGATCGAAGAGTGGACGTCTACCAGCTTGCATCGGAGGCAGGACTTTGAGACGGAACACAAGATTCAAATGGGGTATTGCAAAGGGCGCAATACTCAAGATGAGATCGGGCGGATCTGACTCAACGGAGAGAGTTATTAGCAAATCGTATGTAGTCTATATGTTGACAGTAGCGCTTcatgcacgcatgcgacTAGTGCCTGTCAGCTGAAGCAtgcgcggagctgctgccagttggacggcgccgcaggcgtgtCTTCAGCCGGCTCAATGGTTCATCGCACACGTGCTGTTTTAGCACGAATCCACTGGCAGCAACTATGCGCATTCTTTAGCTGACAGGCACTAGTCGCATGCGTGCCTGAAGCGGTACCGTTAACACATAGACTACATACGATTCGGCCTCGTTCCGAAAGCATAACTTTACCCAAACTAAATACAATTCAGGCCAGACACAGAGTGAATCGGCAGATGGTGTGATAGGCTTGCAGCCAGCCTAGTAACCCCCCGTTGACTtcatgcagcagcgccaaTAGAGATACAATGCACACGATGAAAATGCGGTTGGGATTATTGCCGTTCACGCTTAAGCGTAGTCTTGTCGAGCTTATGAAGGGTTCGGCCGGTTCTGTCCTGTGCGTGGATTCTACTGCGAGACCAGATGCCAGAGTCTGTTACGCGTGGAGTGAAGTGCGCTGCGGTGATAAAGACCGATGCAGTACTTCGGGAGTTCAAATGAGGCTCTAATGCTACTTCCCCAGGCTCCCTGACAACCGTGTGAAGTCTTTGCTATGTGCCTGGCGACACGTAAACTGGGTAGcgtgaaaaaaaaaacgttTCGTGCCCACTGTGGTACCGCAACACATTCTGTCTGTCTTCACACGCGTAGTGGGGAGGGGCCATTCAACATTGCCATGTTTGCCAGAACCGCACAGGAGCCGTCGCTTCACTTTGAGCCCCCGAGCACGCAGTATTCCAACCGTACGCTCTCCCCTTCGATGGCCTATTCCATTCGAGTGGCTGAGGCGCACAACGCTGccgggcctcgcgcgtcgtcgtccgtAATGGTGCCATTTTCAGCTGTGTGGTCCGAGACATCCCGCCAAGCTTGCCCACCGACGGAGAGGCATATACACAGCTGCCGAGAAGACACTGCATATTGCCCGTGCCGTCACTGGAGAAACGCCTTCCACGCAGTCCAAACTCTGCTTTCACAAGGGATACCGCTTCGAGGAAAGCGACAGAGACCGGAAAAAGGCAACACTGCAGATTCCACCAGGCCACGTTTCGTGGATAGGCGAACACGGCACATAAAGCAGTGAAATTCGGGGTAGTGACTTCAGATGTGCGCTGAATCACCTGGATCCCCGAGAAAACACGTTTTCGGGAAAACAATCGTGTTTAATGCTCCAAAGGGACACTGCTGACATCCGTTTGGCTCTCAAAAACTCCTGGCTTGACTTCGCTCATTCAGACGTTAGATGGTTCTGCGAAGCGGCCGCACTCGCCGCGTTCCGGCGGCAAGTCGCTGAGACACAAATCGTGCGGCGAAGAAACCACTACACATAGCACGCCCAGGCTTCCAGATTTTACAAATGCAAATCGGGCACCGCCTCCTTTGCCCTGAAGGGATTTGTTTTAGTGGGTAAACGTTTTTGTATCCTTCGCAGCACAGGTCAGTAGACGGCCAGCCATCGCAGGGACAGCTGCAGCTTCGCTCGAGAGGTCGGCGGGAGACTCGTAgctgaggaagcgcgagTGTGTCTTGACATTTTTCATGCATTCCCGTGTACGGTTGTACATATGTGGCGAACGCGCAAGAGTATTTTTAACCACTACACTTACTGACTGCCATTTTCTGAGCGCAATTTTCTCACTGCGGCGCTCCCTTTATGCCTCTTGCTGATCTCTTGCAGTGAGTCGTTTGCGCTCGCGAAAAGCCGCACAGCTTTTCGTGTGTCTGGGCTTGGTTGACTGGACGAAGTATCTCGGCGGGGGGAAGGCGACTTTCGTGAGGTTATTTAGAAAAACGTGGCCGTGTCTGTGTCTCGCTCCCAGGCGCACTCTGTTTGTCGTTTCTGTCTGAATCCACTACAAA from Besnoitia besnoiti strain Bb-Ger1 chromosome V, whole genome shotgun sequence encodes:
- a CDS encoding NOL1/NOP2/sun family protein (encoded by transcript BESB_062410); amino-acid sequence: MPPHKKSAAAGQPAVVLRGAPGWSAYHERQFGTTRWNSILSALASEGRFAAFIASAECSEGPSRCRKNPSAAAPLLPQGKESDEDTRCTYTSTDGDKREDDAEVENDTLEGASSCLLRDFSDPRARGTESGKLSRYFHQQPQVFSDRVRDELVAFLRLHPSGLPSPNVFLVAPKSGADNGVREMASQRLAPPAQSEPSHADTKKDELLSPDGSAFSHTQSCHDSSSSPASSQCASLSPDRPSSSPPSSFLGSSTAASSPAPSPCAAASATSAASPSPDEAEQLTRSDQEIAWLKRLEKERAYYLDGASAFAACSLLVSPGDRVLDLCAAPGGKSLVLASMLFPQSVASPPAPRPAHTSRKAKDAGLLVCNEASRPRMERLQKVLKTFLPQEVTKKRLVHVTCASGTKGGSYERFAPFDKILVDAPCSSDRHLLRQGRSALATWATGVPKAHAERQLQLLKSALNLLRVGGVLIYSTCALSDAENEKVVEKLLKLCGGSVKECELTSDPHSPSGSSAAARGFAGVVTSASPEGAAPAIAVTAQLPPGRERTAAVSPSASLENREPTSLWFVERRERGSIILPDTPAGFGPLFMCKLQLVAPLKKQL